From a region of the Solanum stenotomum isolate F172 chromosome 2, ASM1918654v1, whole genome shotgun sequence genome:
- the LOC125857211 gene encoding vacuolar iron transporter 1 yields MAGESEQSLLDQHKEKHFTAGEIVRDIIIGVSDGLTVPFALAAGLSGANASSSIILTAGIAEVAAGAISMGLGGYLAAKSEADHYMRELKREEEEIISVPDTEAAEIAEILSEYGIQPHEYSPVVNALRKNPQAWLDFMMKFELGLEKPDPRRALQSAFTIAIAYILGGFVPLVPYMLIPIARQAVVASVVVTILALLIFGFAKGYFTGNRPFRSAFETALIGAVASAAAFGLAKAVQG; encoded by the exons ATGGCTGGTGAATCGGAGCAATCGTTATTGGATCAACACAAGGAAAAGCATTTCACCGCCGGCGAGATTGTCCGGGATATAATAATCGGAGTTTCAGATGGACTAACGGTGCCGTTTGCATTGGCGGCGGGTTTATCAGGGGCAAATGCGTCATCTTCGATTATTCTTACGGCTGGAATTGCTGAAGTTGCTGCTGGTGCTATTTCCATGGGACTTGGagg TTATTTGGCTGCAAAGAGTGAGGCTGATCACTATATGAGAGAGCTGAAAAGGGAGGAAGAAGAGATCATCTCTGTACCAGATACAG AAGCCGCGGAGATTGCAGAAATTTTGTCAGAGTATGGGATTCAGCCCCATGAATATTCACCGGTGGTGAATGCTTTGAGGAAGAACCCACAGGCATGGCTCGACTTTATGATGAA ATTTGAACTTGGTTTAGAGAAGCCGGATCCAAGGAGAGCACTGCAGAGTGCATTTACCATCGCGATTGCTTACATCTTGGGAGGATTTGTTCCTCTGGTTCCATACATGCTCATTCCTATTGCAAGACAGGCTGTCGTCGCCTCTGTTGTGGTAACTATACTGGCCTTACTAATCTTCGGCTTCGCTAAAGGCTACTTCACTGGAAACAGGCCATTTAGGAGTGCTTTCGAAACAGCACTAATTGGAGCAGTTGCATCTGCTGCTGCTTTTGGGTTGGCCAAGGCTGTTCAAGGCTAG